In Pseudomonas sp. R76, one genomic interval encodes:
- the queC gene encoding 7-cyano-7-deazaguanine synthase QueC, with protein MADEKRAVILLSGGLDSATLVAMVRAQGYSCYTLSFDYGQRHRAELDAAARVARDLGVVEHKVIGLNLNGIGGSALTDSSIDVPEAPSEGIPLTYVPARNTVFLSLALGWAEVLNARDIFIGVNALDYNGYPDCRPEYVEAFERMANLATKAGVEGQGFRIQAPLQNMTKADIVKAGVGLGVDYTLTVSCYQADNAGHACGKCDACRLRAEGFQAAGIADPTRYF; from the coding sequence ATGGCCGATGAAAAACGCGCCGTCATCCTGCTCTCCGGCGGCCTGGACTCCGCCACATTGGTGGCCATGGTACGCGCCCAGGGCTACAGCTGTTACACCCTGAGCTTCGACTATGGCCAGCGCCACCGCGCCGAGTTGGACGCCGCCGCGCGTGTCGCCCGTGACCTGGGTGTGGTCGAGCACAAGGTCATTGGCCTCAACCTTAATGGCATCGGCGGTTCGGCGCTCACCGACAGCAGCATCGACGTACCCGAGGCGCCCAGCGAAGGCATCCCGCTGACCTACGTGCCGGCGCGCAACACCGTCTTCCTGTCGCTGGCCCTCGGCTGGGCGGAAGTATTGAACGCCCGCGACATCTTCATCGGCGTCAATGCACTGGACTACAACGGCTATCCGGACTGTCGCCCTGAGTATGTCGAGGCATTCGAGCGCATGGCCAACCTGGCCACCAAGGCCGGTGTAGAGGGGCAGGGCTTTCGTATCCAGGCGCCGCTGCAGAACATGACCAAGGCGGATATTGTGAAGGCTGGTGTAGGACTTGGTGTCGACTACACGCTGACAGTTTCCTGCTACCAAGCAGACAATGCCGGCCATGCCTGTGGGAAATGTGACGCCTGCCGACTGCGTGCAGAAGGCTTCCAAGCCGCCGGAATTGCTGACCCAACGCGTTATTTCTGA
- the queE gene encoding 7-carboxy-7-deazaguanine synthase QueE, whose translation MQDTLRITEVFYSLQGETRTAGLPTVFVRLTGCPLRCQYCDSAYAFSGGTVRSLDDILEQVAGFKPRYVCVTGGEPLAQPNAIPLLKRLCDAGYEVSLETSGALDISAVDSRVSRVVDLKTPGSKEAHRNLYENMDLLTANDQVKFVICSRDDYDWAASKLIQYGLDRRAGEVLFSPSHHDLNARDLADWVVADNLPVRLQLQLHKYLWNDEPGR comes from the coding sequence ATGCAAGACACATTACGTATTACCGAAGTTTTTTACTCGTTACAGGGTGAAACGCGAACCGCTGGCCTGCCCACCGTATTTGTACGGCTGACCGGCTGCCCTTTGCGTTGCCAGTACTGTGACAGCGCCTACGCCTTCAGTGGCGGCACCGTGCGCAGCCTCGACGACATCCTCGAGCAAGTGGCCGGCTTCAAGCCGCGCTACGTCTGCGTGACAGGTGGCGAGCCGCTGGCCCAACCAAACGCCATCCCATTGCTCAAGCGGCTGTGTGACGCCGGTTACGAGGTCTCGCTGGAAACCAGCGGCGCCCTGGACATCTCGGCTGTTGACTCGCGCGTGAGCCGGGTAGTCGATCTCAAGACCCCAGGTTCCAAAGAGGCGCACCGCAACCTCTACGAGAACATGGACTTGCTGACGGCCAACGATCAGGTCAAGTTCGTGATCTGCTCTCGTGACGACTATGACTGGGCAGCCTCCAAGCTGATCCAGTACGGCCTCGACCGCCGCGCCGGTGAGGTGCTGTTCTCGCCCAGCCATCACGACCTGAACGCCCGCGACCTGGCCGACTGGGTCGTCGCGGACAACCTGCCGGTGCGCCTGCAATTGCAGTTGCATAAATACCTGTGGAATGACGAGCCGGGGCGCTGA
- the pstB gene encoding phosphate ABC transporter ATP-binding protein PstB, which yields MDATGIVPEKTKIQVRGLEFFYNHQRSLKSIDIDIPEKRITAIIGPSGCGKSTLLRVFNRIYSMYPKQEARGEVLLNGENILAPGYSMNRLRSHVGMVFQKPVPFPMSIYDNIAYAVRHHEKLSRREMNDRVEQALRGGALWDEVKDKLNQSAQSLSGGQQQRLCIARTIALRPQVLLLDEPTSALDPISTGRIEQLITELKAQYTVIIVTHNMQQAARVSDNTAFMFMGELIEYGNTDEIFTKPKMKQTEDYITGRFG from the coding sequence ATGGACGCCACCGGCATTGTTCCCGAAAAAACCAAAATCCAAGTGCGCGGGTTGGAGTTTTTCTACAACCACCAACGCTCGCTGAAATCCATCGACATCGATATTCCGGAAAAGCGCATCACCGCCATCATCGGCCCCTCCGGCTGCGGCAAGTCCACCTTGCTGCGCGTGTTCAACCGCATCTACTCGATGTATCCAAAGCAGGAAGCACGTGGCGAAGTGCTGCTCAACGGCGAAAACATCCTCGCCCCTGGCTATTCAATGAACCGCCTGCGCAGCCACGTCGGCATGGTGTTCCAAAAGCCGGTGCCGTTCCCGATGTCGATCTACGACAACATCGCCTACGCCGTGCGCCACCACGAAAAACTCTCGCGCCGTGAGATGAACGACCGCGTCGAACAAGCCCTGCGCGGCGGCGCCCTGTGGGATGAAGTCAAAGACAAACTCAACCAGAGCGCCCAAAGCCTCTCCGGCGGCCAGCAACAACGACTGTGCATCGCGCGCACCATCGCGCTGCGCCCGCAGGTGTTGCTGCTGGACGAACCGACCTCAGCGCTCGACCCCATTTCCACCGGGCGCATCGAGCAATTGATCACTGAGCTGAAAGCGCAGTACACGGTGATTATCGTGACTCACAACATGCAGCAAGCCGCGCGGGTGTCGGACAACACCGCGTTCATGTTCATGGGGGAATTGATTGAGTATGGCAATACGGACGAGATCTTCACCAAGCCGAAGATGAAGCAGACGGAGGACTATATTACGGGGCGGTTTGGCTGA
- the ybgF gene encoding tol-pal system protein YbgF, which yields MRTCRRALTVLALSLAPLAVWAAVPVEDSNSGYNNSGSSYPPAGYGTNGAYAGGAATSAPSAQGELFNQLQRMQDQLSQQQGTIEVLQNQVNQLKQEGLERYQDLDRRIGAGVTPAATPDNSSAGSAPSATAGGAAAGAAAASQAPAASSEPGDPAKEKLYYDAAFDLIKAKDFDKASQAFTAFLRKYPNSQYAGNAQYWLGEVNLAKGDLQGAGQAFAKVSQLYPKHAKVPDSLYKLADVERRLGHTDKVKGILQQVVAQYPGTSAAQLAQRDLQRL from the coding sequence ATGCGAACGTGCCGTCGTGCTCTAACTGTATTGGCTCTCAGCCTCGCACCGCTTGCGGTGTGGGCTGCGGTTCCTGTGGAAGATAGCAACTCTGGCTATAACAATAGCGGGAGCAGTTATCCGCCAGCGGGTTATGGCACGAACGGCGCCTATGCTGGGGGAGCGGCTACGTCCGCTCCCTCGGCACAGGGCGAACTGTTCAACCAGCTGCAACGCATGCAGGATCAATTGTCGCAGCAACAAGGCACGATTGAAGTTCTGCAGAATCAAGTGAACCAGCTGAAGCAAGAAGGCCTGGAGCGTTACCAGGATCTTGATCGACGCATTGGAGCCGGCGTAACACCTGCCGCCACTCCTGATAATTCTTCTGCCGGTAGCGCGCCAAGCGCCACTGCCGGTGGTGCAGCAGCGGGGGCTGCGGCCGCAAGCCAAGCCCCTGCCGCCAGCAGCGAACCGGGTGATCCGGCCAAAGAAAAGCTGTATTACGATGCAGCCTTCGACCTGATCAAAGCCAAGGATTTCGATAAGGCCAGCCAGGCTTTTACCGCATTCCTGCGCAAATACCCCAACAGCCAATACGCGGGCAATGCCCAGTACTGGTTGGGCGAGGTTAATTTGGCCAAGGGTGATCTGCAGGGCGCAGGCCAGGCGTTTGCCAAGGTCAGCCAGCTCTACCCAAAGCACGCCAAGGTGCCTGATTCGCTGTACAAACTTGCTGACGTAGAACGCCGCCTGGGTCACACCGACAAGGTCAAAGGCATTCTGCAGCAGGTCGTTGCCCAATATCCGGGTACGTCCGCTGCCCAGTTGGCTCAACGAGATCTGCAACGCTTGTAA
- a CDS encoding hemagglutinin repeat-containing protein gives MPTATHTFHLSPQGKLRWAIASLLLLPQLVLAGGVTVVEGPGGTPQLQNQGGVPIVNIVAPNAGGLSHNQFLDYNVDRQGVVLNNALQAGQSQLAGQLAANPQFQGQAASVILNEVVSRNASAINGAQEIFGRAADYVLANPNGISVNGGSFINTPNANLVVGRPELNDGKLQGLNTRDASGQLTVQGQGLQNGAGSIHLIAPHIDSDGRLSARDQLNLTVGRNQVDYASGQVRQVDPASKTQDQRIDARLFGAMQAGRINIISTAEGAGVRVGAVQVEGRDGVKVSSAGDLDIRGQVHADSLEATRAGVHSRQGDVDLHSAKDLSLAAADVSGRNVKLDASRNLTLSSLESRKLQEKREQWNNSNFLFTYETYDRTTTDKDSRQHGNHVVAQQNAALSSGANTTITASKVEAGDALRVNSGADLQVNAATETHETRDQGNHRKHLWKANWDKSSSEQRSVTSSLKAGKTLDLTSQQKLQLQGAELKSAGDIQLAGRQVDIGSASRTQRSSDNAYAGDLTGGSFFGKSGDGDKGKTLNTGSKVNADGKLIVKADDVRISGSQARGGKQASVISDKGSLVIDGVQDTSHDNSYSNDSKFFGITKDESRKNLKDSTTVASNLRSDSNLRLQSAKDIEVSGSQVAATGLLQAHAKGDIKVASAQNTSSDTTSTHTRGFDGYAKETTEGSRQYRAGVTYEDQQQTAKTDTTRQQAASLSGGSLAVTAGGDVSIKGSELKATQGDATVSGKNVELLAADDSTRNQTDTTTTAGGVYYTGGLDRAGNGAQFSHQSSDDTRNKTTAQTSNVAAAGKLTINAGNTLTSQGAQVKAGSELQVNAAQVDNQAAHNTETSTHKENGWTADVGANVEYKGITRPIEKAVEGVAQAKFHQPGLLDAFEQPNVGLDVEVGHTQKTRTQQDSTAVVSQFSGGTVQVNVANTLKDQGTQYRASEGGLKINAGEHLATAAANTHSSSEQGVDAKAGVRVYTTTGEDLNVRGSGTGGSSDVRESSSTAVVGSYAGAQGVSIQTQGDARYEGSHFNGGQAGVNLKAGGELALNQASDTQNKTDNSLRGSGSLTVGTAPGSNGTNVNLGAGVQLDNKRLDTQDSQARVATLHGSGPIQLSSGGDMTLQGTQIGSSTAKTGDISLNAGGKLNLQAATENHVSSGSNLGGGLTVGAGKTSSAESSGTTGSLSANFNIGKVSENDQGVVVGQLHSNGNVTLASGADAADAIHLQGTQVVADRVNLAAQNGGILQESAQSTQAHNSWGVTLGAGGSGGKTALADAGEHDTAKTQYGINARVKVDVDHLQGTTQHDSLIKANKVVINSAGDTHLAGARIEAEQVSGNVGGNLVVESRKDHVSSTQVNVDTRLDVEKNQPGVVNKLAKASGPLKDKVQAKAEGAFEKHREKLENAVDKGTEHLASAKESVINAKERLGEKLTRSGSYDVNPEPRGAFGTRVDQAKAYLADKKDAVGTRLSNLKEKVWPKTTDSYTVSGKNTTGSSVANTAENVLFGDKSGDTSYTPTLNLDVSHVVKDSVTQASGLRGTQGVTLQVSGETRLTGAQISADKGKVDLGGSTVKATTLAGSDYRADVGLNLSKSPVNLALGAKDELTRKQDDATRKDQAFNLGPLRVGGHSDSQVLQAGIEQSIN, from the coding sequence ATGCCGACTGCCACACACACGTTTCACCTTTCCCCTCAGGGCAAACTGCGCTGGGCCATCGCCAGCCTGCTCCTGCTGCCGCAGCTGGTGCTGGCCGGTGGCGTGACCGTCGTTGAAGGGCCTGGCGGCACGCCGCAGCTGCAAAACCAGGGCGGCGTGCCCATCGTCAACATCGTCGCGCCGAATGCCGGCGGCCTGTCCCATAACCAGTTTCTGGACTACAACGTCGACCGCCAGGGCGTGGTGCTGAACAACGCTTTGCAGGCGGGCCAATCGCAACTCGCCGGGCAGTTGGCAGCCAACCCGCAGTTCCAGGGCCAGGCCGCCAGCGTGATCCTCAACGAAGTGGTGAGCCGCAACGCCTCGGCCATCAACGGCGCCCAGGAGATTTTTGGCCGCGCCGCCGATTATGTACTGGCCAACCCGAACGGCATTTCCGTGAACGGCGGCAGCTTCATCAACACCCCGAATGCCAACCTGGTAGTGGGCCGCCCCGAGCTCAACGACGGCAAGCTGCAAGGTTTGAACACCCGCGATGCAAGCGGCCAATTGACGGTGCAAGGCCAGGGCCTGCAAAACGGCGCGGGCTCGATCCACCTGATCGCGCCGCACATCGACAGCGATGGGCGCCTCAGTGCGCGGGATCAATTGAACCTCACGGTCGGCCGCAATCAGGTCGACTACGCCAGCGGCCAAGTGCGTCAGGTCGACCCGGCGAGCAAGACCCAGGACCAGCGCATCGACGCCCGCCTGTTCGGCGCGATGCAAGCCGGGCGTATCAATATCATCAGTACCGCCGAAGGCGCCGGCGTGCGTGTGGGCGCGGTGCAAGTGGAAGGCCGCGACGGCGTGAAGGTCAGCTCGGCCGGCGACCTCGACATCCGCGGCCAGGTGCACGCCGACAGCCTTGAGGCCACCCGCGCCGGCGTGCACAGCCGCCAGGGCGACGTTGACTTGCACAGCGCCAAGGACTTGAGCCTCGCCGCTGCGGACGTCAGCGGGCGCAACGTCAAACTCGACGCCAGCCGCAACCTGACCCTCAGCAGCCTGGAAAGCCGCAAGCTCCAGGAAAAACGTGAACAGTGGAACAACAGCAACTTCCTGTTCACCTACGAAACCTATGACCGCACCACCACCGACAAGGACTCGCGCCAGCACGGCAACCATGTCGTCGCGCAACAGAATGCCGCGCTGTCGTCCGGCGCCAACACCACGATCACCGCCAGCAAAGTCGAAGCGGGCGACGCCTTGCGCGTCAACAGCGGCGCCGACCTGCAGGTGAACGCTGCCACCGAAACCCATGAAACCCGCGATCAAGGCAACCACCGCAAGCACCTGTGGAAGGCCAACTGGGACAAATCCAGCAGTGAACAACGCAGCGTCACCAGCAGCCTCAAGGCCGGCAAAACGCTGGACCTGACCAGCCAGCAGAAACTGCAGTTGCAGGGCGCCGAGCTGAAATCGGCGGGCGACATTCAATTGGCCGGCCGTCAGGTGGACATCGGCAGCGCCAGCCGCACCCAGCGCAGCAGCGATAACGCCTACGCCGGCGACCTCACGGGCGGCAGCTTCTTCGGCAAAAGCGGCGACGGTGACAAGGGCAAAACCTTGAACACCGGCAGCAAGGTGAATGCCGACGGCAAGTTGATCGTCAAGGCCGATGACGTGCGCATCAGCGGCAGCCAGGCGCGCGGCGGCAAACAGGCCAGCGTGATCAGCGACAAAGGCTCGCTGGTGATCGACGGCGTACAAGACACCTCCCACGACAATAGCTACAGCAACGACAGTAAGTTCTTCGGCATTACAAAGGATGAAAGCCGCAAGAACCTCAAGGACAGCACCACCGTCGCCAGCAACCTGCGCTCGGACAGTAACCTCAGACTGCAAAGCGCCAAGGACATCGAAGTCAGTGGCTCTCAAGTGGCTGCCACAGGTTTATTGCAGGCGCACGCCAAGGGCGATATCAAGGTCGCTTCGGCGCAAAACACCTCCAGCGATACCACCAGCACTCACACCCGTGGTTTCGATGGCTACGCCAAGGAAACCACCGAAGGCAGCCGTCAGTACCGCGCGGGTGTCACCTACGAAGATCAACAGCAAACAGCTAAGACCGACACCACCCGGCAGCAGGCTGCCAGCCTCAGCGGTGGCAGCCTGGCCGTCACCGCGGGTGGCGATGTGAGCATCAAGGGCTCTGAGCTCAAGGCCACCCAGGGCGACGCGACCGTGAGCGGCAAAAACGTCGAGCTGCTGGCGGCGGATGACAGCACCCGCAACCAAACCGATACGACCACCACTGCGGGCGGCGTGTACTACACCGGTGGCCTGGACCGGGCCGGCAATGGTGCGCAATTCAGCCATCAGAGCAGCGATGACACCCGCAACAAAACCACCGCGCAAACCAGCAATGTAGCGGCGGCCGGCAAGCTGACGATCAACGCCGGCAACACCCTGACCAGCCAAGGCGCGCAGGTCAAGGCCGGCTCCGAGTTGCAGGTCAACGCTGCCCAGGTCGATAACCAGGCGGCGCATAACACCGAGACCAGCACCCACAAGGAGAATGGCTGGACCGCCGATGTCGGCGCCAATGTCGAATACAAAGGCATCACCCGGCCGATCGAAAAAGCCGTCGAGGGCGTGGCCCAGGCCAAATTCCATCAGCCAGGTTTGCTCGATGCGTTCGAGCAGCCGAATGTCGGGCTGGATGTGGAAGTCGGTCATACCCAAAAGACCCGCACACAGCAGGACAGCACCGCGGTGGTCAGCCAGTTCAGTGGTGGAACAGTGCAGGTCAATGTCGCCAACACCCTGAAGGATCAAGGCACTCAATACCGCGCCAGCGAGGGCGGGCTCAAGATCAATGCCGGCGAGCACCTTGCCACCGCAGCCGCCAACACTCACAGCAGCAGCGAGCAAGGCGTGGACGCTAAGGCGGGCGTGCGGGTTTACACCACCACGGGTGAAGACTTGAACGTGCGCGGCAGCGGCACCGGCGGCAGCAGCGATGTGCGCGAATCAAGCAGCACGGCGGTGGTCGGCAGCTACGCCGGGGCTCAGGGTGTGAGCATTCAGACCCAAGGCGATGCACGCTATGAAGGCAGCCACTTCAACGGTGGCCAGGCAGGCGTCAACCTCAAGGCCGGAGGCGAATTGGCACTGAACCAGGCCAGCGATACCCAAAACAAAACCGACAACAGCCTGCGCGGCAGCGGCTCGTTGACGGTGGGCACAGCGCCGGGCAGCAATGGTACGAACGTGAACCTGGGTGCCGGCGTTCAACTGGATAACAAACGCCTCGACACCCAGGACAGCCAGGCACGTGTCGCGACGCTCCACGGCAGCGGGCCGATCCAACTGAGCAGTGGCGGCGACATGACCCTGCAAGGCACTCAGATCGGCAGCAGCACCGCGAAGACCGGTGACATCAGCCTCAACGCCGGCGGCAAATTGAACCTGCAAGCGGCCACCGAAAACCATGTCAGCAGCGGCAGCAACCTGGGCGGCGGCTTGACGGTGGGAGCCGGCAAGACCAGCAGTGCCGAAAGCAGCGGTACAACCGGCAGCCTGAGCGCCAACTTCAACATCGGCAAGGTTTCCGAGAACGATCAGGGCGTAGTGGTCGGGCAATTGCACAGCAACGGCAACGTTACCCTCGCCAGTGGCGCTGACGCGGCGGATGCCATCCACCTGCAAGGCACCCAGGTAGTGGCCGACAGGGTCAACCTGGCGGCGCAAAACGGCGGCATTTTGCAAGAGTCGGCACAATCCACCCAAGCGCATAACAGCTGGGGCGTGACTTTGGGCGCAGGTGGCAGCGGCGGCAAAACAGCCCTGGCCGACGCCGGTGAACACGACACAGCCAAAACCCAGTACGGCATCAATGCGCGGGTCAAGGTCGACGTCGATCACCTGCAAGGCACCACCCAGCACGACAGCCTGATCAAGGCGAACAAGGTGGTGATCAACAGTGCCGGTGATACCCATCTGGCCGGCGCGCGGATTGAAGCCGAGCAGGTCAGCGGCAACGTCGGCGGCAACCTCGTCGTCGAGAGCCGCAAGGACCACGTCAGCAGCACCCAGGTCAACGTCGACACCCGGCTCGACGTCGAGAAAAACCAACCGGGTGTGGTCAACAAACTGGCCAAGGCCAGCGGCCCGCTCAAGGACAAGGTGCAAGCCAAGGCCGAGGGCGCGTTTGAAAAACACCGCGAAAAGCTGGAGAACGCTGTCGACAAGGGCACCGAGCACCTGGCCTCGGCCAAAGAGAGCGTGATCAACGCCAAGGAGCGCCTGGGCGAAAAACTCACCCGCAGCGGTAGCTACGACGTGAACCCCGAGCCCCGTGGCGCCTTTGGCACACGCGTGGATCAAGCCAAGGCTTACCTGGCGGACAAGAAGGACGCCGTGGGCACTCGCCTGTCCAACCTCAAGGAAAAAGTCTGGCCAAAAACCACGGACAGCTACACCGTCAGCGGCAAGAACACCACCGGCAGCTCGGTGGCCAATACCGCCGAAAACGTGCTGTTCGGCGACAAAAGTGGCGATACGTCCTACACCCCAACGTTGAATCTGGACGTCAGCCACGTGGTGAAAGACAGCGTCACCCAGGCGTCGGGCCTGCGCGGTACTCAGGGCGTCACTCTGCAGGTGAGTGGCGAAACACGCCTCACGGGTGCGCAGATCAGCGCGGACAAAGGCAAAGTCGACCTCGGCGGTTCCACGGTCAAGGCGACGACACTGGCCGGCAGCGACTACCGGGCCGATGTCGGGCTGAACCTGTCGAAGTCACCGGTCAACCTGGCCTTGGGCGCCAAGGATGAACTGACCCGGAAACAGGACGACGCCACGCGTAAGGATCAGGCTTTCAACCTTGGGCCACTGCGGGTCGGCGGGCACAGTGACAGCCAGGTGTTGCAGGCCGGGATAGAGCAGAGCATCAACTAA
- the pstC gene encoding phosphate ABC transporter permease subunit PstC yields the protein MNDTVHPLVMTSHAGDTAGDRRATRDQRHDLWFKRSMFGAAMLVLALLGAIAASTLWGGGLAFKTFGFSFITSTEWDAVNNHFGAVVPIYGTLVTSFLALLIAVPVSFGIAIFLTEVAPPWLKMPVASAIELLAGIPSIIYGMWGLFVFGPFMAEHLSPLINDYLGALPFIGSLFQGPPLGIGMLTAGIVLAVMIMPFITSVMHEVFRSVPTPLKESAYALGSTTWEVVWDIVLPYTRSAVVGGIFLGLGRALGETMAVTFVLGNAQQFSASLLMPSSSIASVIANEFSEAYTDLHRSALIALGFLLFIVTFVVLALARLMLMRLSRKEGL from the coding sequence ATGAACGACACCGTCCACCCGCTGGTCATGACTTCTCACGCAGGCGACACCGCGGGCGACCGCCGTGCCACCCGCGATCAACGCCACGATCTGTGGTTTAAACGCTCGATGTTCGGCGCCGCCATGCTGGTGTTGGCATTGCTGGGTGCCATTGCGGCCTCGACCCTGTGGGGCGGCGGTTTGGCGTTCAAGACCTTTGGTTTCAGCTTTATCACCAGTACCGAATGGGATGCGGTGAACAACCACTTCGGCGCCGTGGTGCCGATTTACGGCACCTTGGTCACCTCCTTCCTGGCCTTGCTGATTGCGGTGCCGGTGAGTTTCGGCATTGCGATTTTTCTCACCGAGGTCGCGCCGCCCTGGCTCAAGATGCCGGTCGCGTCGGCGATTGAATTGCTCGCCGGTATTCCTTCGATCATCTATGGCATGTGGGGCTTGTTCGTGTTCGGGCCGTTTATGGCTGAGCACCTGTCGCCCTTGATCAACGACTACCTCGGCGCCCTGCCCTTTATTGGCTCGCTGTTCCAGGGCCCGCCGCTGGGGATCGGCATGTTGACTGCCGGGATTGTGCTGGCGGTGATGATCATGCCGTTTATCACCTCGGTGATGCATGAGGTGTTTCGCAGTGTGCCGACACCATTGAAAGAATCGGCCTACGCGCTTGGCAGCACAACGTGGGAAGTGGTGTGGGACATCGTCTTGCCCTACACGCGCTCGGCCGTTGTCGGCGGGATCTTTCTCGGTTTGGGCCGTGCCCTTGGCGAGACCATGGCGGTGACCTTTGTATTGGGCAACGCCCAACAATTCTCCGCCTCGCTGCTGATGCCCAGCAGTTCGATTGCGTCCGTGATCGCCAACGAGTTCAGCGAGGCCTACACCGACCTGCACCGCTCCGCGCTGATCGCGCTGGGCTTCTTGCTGTTTATCGTGACCTTTGTGGTGCTGGCACTGGCGCGCCTGATGCTGATGCGCCTGTCGCGCAAGGAAGGGTTATGA
- the pstS gene encoding phosphate ABC transporter substrate-binding protein PstS codes for MLPTKKSLSVLFAALCLSGVAHATDVTGAGSSFVYPVLSKWSQDYSKNSSNRINYQSIGSGGGIAQIKAATVDFGASDAPLSADELKAGGLGQFPSVIGGIVPVMNVEGVAAGQLKLDGDVLAKIFLGDIKAWNDPAIAALNPGLNLPVANITVVHRSDGSGTSYNFTNYLAKVSDSWKTKVGFGTTVPWPVGVGGKGNEGVSAYVKQIKNSIGFVEYAYALQNKMTYAQLKNASGKFVKPDAKAFQAAADTADWANAKDFNLIMTNAPGEGAWPITATTWIIMYKQPKNAEQSQAAFSFFKWSLEKGQQQAAALDYVALPDSLVSRIEGYWKSDFAN; via the coding sequence ATGTTGCCGACTAAAAAAAGTCTGTCTGTTCTGTTCGCTGCCCTGTGCTTGAGCGGCGTGGCCCACGCCACCGACGTTACCGGCGCCGGCTCCAGTTTCGTCTACCCGGTGCTGTCCAAGTGGTCGCAGGACTACAGCAAGAACTCCAGCAACCGCATCAACTATCAGTCAATCGGTTCCGGCGGCGGCATCGCCCAGATCAAGGCGGCCACCGTTGACTTCGGCGCCTCCGACGCCCCGCTGTCGGCCGATGAACTCAAAGCCGGCGGCCTGGGCCAGTTCCCCAGCGTGATTGGCGGCATCGTGCCGGTGATGAACGTCGAGGGCGTAGCGGCTGGCCAGTTGAAACTCGATGGCGACGTGCTCGCGAAGATTTTCCTCGGTGACATCAAGGCCTGGAACGACCCGGCCATCGCCGCCCTCAACCCCGGCTTGAACCTGCCGGTGGCGAATATCACCGTGGTGCACCGTTCCGACGGCTCGGGCACCTCGTACAACTTCACCAACTACCTGGCCAAAGTCAGTGACAGCTGGAAAACCAAGGTGGGGTTCGGCACCACCGTGCCGTGGCCGGTCGGTGTGGGCGGCAAGGGTAACGAAGGCGTTTCGGCCTACGTGAAGCAGATCAAGAACTCCATCGGCTTCGTGGAATACGCCTACGCCCTGCAGAACAAAATGACCTATGCCCAACTGAAAAACGCTTCGGGGAAATTCGTCAAACCTGATGCCAAGGCATTCCAGGCCGCCGCAGATACCGCCGACTGGGCGAATGCCAAAGACTTCAACCTGATCATGACCAACGCCCCAGGCGAAGGCGCGTGGCCGATCACGGCGACCACCTGGATCATCATGTACAAGCAGCCGAAGAATGCCGAGCAAAGCCAGGCGGCGTTCAGCTTCTTCAAGTGGTCACTGGAAAAAGGCCAGCAACAGGCCGCGGCGCTGGACTACGTAGCCCTGCCGGACTCCCTGGTGTCGCGAATCGAAGGTTACTGGAAGTCTGACTTCGCCAACTGA
- the pstA gene encoding phosphate ABC transporter permease PstA — MNANERLYRKRALKNAVAMCLSCGATAFGLLWLAWILLTTIINGFQALNLRLFTQMTPPPGTEGGLANAFYGSALMSAIALLIGTPIGLMAGIWLAEFARHSRLGTTVRFINDILLSAPSIVLGLFIYTGVILPLNLLTNHQVGFSAIAGALALALLVIPVVVRTTDEMLQLQPSTMREAALALGVPQWKLTLQIVLRAAKAGVVTGILLALARITGETAPLLFTAFGNQFWSSNLLKPIASVPVVIFQYAMSPFDDWHSLAWAGALVLTLFVLVLSLASRLILLRNRSH; from the coding sequence ATGAACGCCAACGAACGCCTGTACCGAAAACGCGCGTTGAAAAACGCGGTGGCGATGTGCCTCAGTTGCGGCGCGACAGCCTTCGGCCTTTTGTGGCTGGCGTGGATTCTGCTGACCACCATCATCAATGGGTTCCAGGCCCTCAACCTGCGCCTGTTTACCCAGATGACGCCGCCGCCCGGCACCGAAGGCGGCCTGGCCAACGCGTTCTATGGCAGCGCATTGATGTCTGCCATCGCACTGTTGATCGGCACGCCCATTGGGTTGATGGCCGGTATCTGGCTGGCAGAGTTTGCACGCCACTCACGCCTGGGCACCACGGTGCGGTTTATCAACGACATCCTGCTGTCGGCGCCTTCGATTGTGCTGGGTTTGTTTATCTACACCGGCGTGATCTTGCCACTCAACCTGCTGACCAATCACCAGGTTGGTTTTTCCGCCATCGCCGGCGCCTTGGCCCTGGCCCTGCTGGTGATTCCAGTGGTGGTGCGCACCACCGATGAAATGCTCCAACTACAACCTTCCACCATGCGCGAGGCCGCGCTGGCACTGGGTGTGCCGCAATGGAAACTGACCTTGCAGATCGTGTTGAGAGCGGCCAAGGCCGGGGTAGTCACCGGCATCCTGCTGGCCCTGGCGCGAATCACCGGGGAAACCGCACCGCTGCTGTTCACCGCCTTTGGCAACCAGTTCTGGAGCAGCAACTTGCTCAAGCCGATTGCCAGTGTGCCGGTGGTTATCTTCCAGTACGCCATGAGCCCGTTCGACGACTGGCACTCACTCGCGTGGGCCGGCGCCCTGGTGCTCACACTGTTCGTGCTGGTGCTCAGCCTGGCATCTCGCCTGATCCTTTTACGCAATAGGTCTCACTGA